Proteins from a genomic interval of Narcine bancroftii isolate sNarBan1 chromosome 12, sNarBan1.hap1, whole genome shotgun sequence:
- the LOC138747730 gene encoding somatostatin receptor type 5-like yields MEIPKISMDPLWEQSTEQVNLTSFSIENGNWTNKDPFMSSVSTVVLPVIYFIVCAIGLSGNTLVIYVIVCYAKMKTVTNIYILNLAVADELFMLGLPFIATQNALSYWPFGSFMCRLILTVDGINQFTSIFCLTVMSIDRYLAVVHPIRSTKWRRPQIAKIINASVWIFSIVVVLPVIVYSDVQKEINTCNINWPEPKAIWSAAFIIYTAVLGFFGPLLIICLCYLLIIIKVKSSTVRVGSTKRRKCEKKVTRMVIVIVVVFVICWLPFYILNIINLISTLPEEPVCVGIYFSMVVLSYANSCANPILYGFLSDNFKKSFQKVLCSCKSHGIEDATGQKQEKSRFPETCTTQRLAEPNGCMQTSQV; encoded by the coding sequence ATGGAGATTCCAAAGATATCCATGGACCCCCTCTGGGAGCAAAGCACAGAGCAGGTCAATCTGACAtcattcagtattgaaaatggtAATTGGACCAATAAGGATCCATTTATGTCTAGTGTGAGCACCGTTGTGCTTCCTGTGATTTATTTCATTGTCTGTGCAATAGGACTTAGTGGGAACACTCTGGTCATCTATGTAATTGTGTGTTACGCCAAGATGAAGACTGTGACCAATATCTACATCCTTAACCTTGCTGTGGCCGACGAACTATTTATGCTCGGACTGCCATTTATTGCCACCCAAAATGCCCTGAGCTACTGGCCATTTGGATCCTTTATGTGCCGACTGATTCTCACTGTCGACGGAATTAATCAGTTCACCAGCATCTTCTGCCTGACTGTAATGAGTATTGATCGATACCTTGCAGTGGTGCACCCCATTCGATCCACTAAATGGCGCAGGCCCCAGATTGCCAAGATTATCAATGCCTCTGTGTGGATATTCTCTATTGTAGTCGTCCTCCCAGTCATCGTCTATTCAGACGTGCAAAAGGAAATTAACACTTGTAACATCAACTGGCCAGAGCCCAAGGCAATTTGGTCTGCAGCATTTATCATATACACAGCAGTCCTGGGCTTTTTTGGCCCCCTGTTAATAATCTGTCTCTGTTACCTACTGATTATAATCAAAGTCAAATCATCCACTGTACGTGTGGGATCAACTAAGCGAAGGAAGTGCGAGAAAAAAGTGACCAGAATGGTAATAGTCATTGTTGTTGTATTTGTAATTTGCTGGCTTCCATTTTACATCCTAAATATCATTAACTTAATCTCCACTTTGCCAGAGGAACCAGTCTGTGTGGGAATATATTTCTCCATGGTGGTCCTTTCCTACGCCAACAGTTGCGCCAACCCCATTCTCTATGGGTTTCTATCAGACAACTTCAAGAAAAGTTTCCAGAAAGTTCTGTGCTCGTGTAAATCCCACGGTATCGAGGATGCCACAGGACAGAAACAAGAAAAGAGTAGATTTCCTGAGACGTGCACGACTCAGAGACTGGCTGAGCCCAATGGCTGCATGCAGACCAGTCAAGTTTAA